A region of the Streptomyces sp. Mut1 genome:
GGTGCTGGACCGGCTCGGTGTCGGGCGGGCCGTGGTGGTGGGGCACTCCAGCGGCGGGGTGGCCGCCACCGCGCTCGCCGAGCAGCGGCCCGAGCTGGTGTCCGGCCTGGTCCTGATCAACACCGGGCCCGGCCTGGGCGCGTTCATCGCCCAGGGGTCCGGCGCGGCCGGGCCCGCGCAGTGGCCGCCGAGCGACGAGCAGCTGCGGCAGTTCGCGGGCACGGGCTTCAGCCGGCCGGGGTACCAAGTGCCGGACGCGCTGCTGGACGAGGTGCGCGCCATGACCTTCCATACGTTCACGGCGACAATGGCGGGCACCCGTGCGTATCTGGAGCAGCGGGCGTTGCCGGACCGGCTGGCGGTGCTCGGCGTGCCGTTGCTGGTCCTCTTCGGTGCGGACGACCGCCGGTGGCGTTCCTCGTCCGCCGCCGATTACCGCGTCGTTCCGGGTGCGGAGGTGGAGCTGCTGCCGGGGCTGGGGCACTCCCCCATCCTTGAGGACCCGCCGCGGGTCGCCGCGCCTCTGCTCGCCTTCGCCGCGCGCCACGGCGTACGGGCCGGCTGAAAGGCGTCGAGCCGGCCGCGGGCGGTCGCGGAGGGGACCTCGTGGACGTGGGGGTGCGACAGATCCGCACGGCACAGCCCGCCCGGGCAGGACCGGG
Encoded here:
- a CDS encoding alpha/beta fold hydrolase, whose translation is MTASETSVFSSPAPGDGDIHVCQDGPRDAPALLLIHGSASSARSWDALVPLLAGAHRVVRIDLLGHGRSAKPDDGRYTIPDQARRAGEVLDRLGVGRAVVVGHSSGGVAATALAEQRPELVSGLVLINTGPGLGAFIAQGSGAAGPAQWPPSDEQLRQFAGTGFSRPGYQVPDALLDEVRAMTFHTFTATMAGTRAYLEQRALPDRLAVLGVPLLVLFGADDRRWRSSSAADYRVVPGAEVELLPGLGHSPILEDPPRVAAPLLAFAARHGVRAG